A window of Oncorhynchus tshawytscha isolate Ot180627B linkage group LG10, Otsh_v2.0, whole genome shotgun sequence contains these coding sequences:
- the LOC112237505 gene encoding myotubularin-related protein 1-like, whose translation MEKQLFGGVAGGDSTAQPGVPNRNKPRTLATSGSKQDSVETLDSPTGSHVEWCKQLIAATISCQISSVPADTASGDCKPPRDGTKQVQTDEVPLVPGETIKAVAKDVMYICPFTGLVTGTLTSTNYKLYFISLERDTPFILDVNLGAISRLETISVQSHGENTRGMEIVCKDMRSPRFAYKEDASQPEIVEVLAKHAFPLSNDLPLFAFLYKEEFPVDGWKVYDPMAEYKRQGLPNESWTISKMNSSYEVCDTYPALVVIPTSIKDDHLKGVVAFRARHRIPVLSWIHPESQATIVRSSQPLVGPSDRRCKEDERYLQTIMDANAQSHKLTIFDARQSSVADNNKAKDGGYESESFYPNVELNFLEIPNIHVMRESLRKLKEVVYPSIDEAHWHSAVDQTHWLEYIRLLLAGAVRIADKLESGKTSVMVHCSDGWDRTSQLTSLAMLMLDSHYRTLRGFQVLLEKEWISFGHKFAARVGHGDENHANSERSPLFIQFIDCVWQMNRQFPAAFEFNELFLITILDHLYSCLFGTFLYDSEQERVAKEVQTKTVSLWSYINSQPEDFTNPFYVDYEHQVLYPLASVRHLELWTGYYVRWNPRMRPQMPVHQNLKELLFLRAELQRKVDELEREASSSRGSLSSSSEHTSSPSHSGGTPLHTIV comes from the exons ATGGAAAAGCAGTTGTTTGGAGGAGTCGCCGGTGGAGATAGTACTGCGCAGCCGGGAGTACCGAATCGAAACAAGCCTCGGACATTGGCCACCTCTGGGTCGAAACAGGATAGCGTGGAGACATTGGACAG TCCTACAGGTTCTCATGTAGAATGGTGTAAGCAGCTGATAGCAGCCACCATCTCCTGCCAGATATCATCTGTACCCGCTGACACTGCATCCGGAGACTGCAAG CCTCCAAGAGACGGAACCAAGCAGGTCCAGACGGATGAGGTTCCACTGGTACCGGGAGAGACCATCAAGGCTGTGG CCAAGGATGTGATGTACATCTGTCCCTTCACGGGTTTGGTGACCGGAACCCTCACCAGCACCAACTATAAACTATACTTTATCAGCCTGGAGAGG GATACTCCGTTCATCCTGGATGTGAACCTGGGAGCGATCAGCCGTCTGGAGACCATCAGTGTTCAGAGTCATGGAGAGAACACAAGGGGCATGGAGATAGTCTGTAAG gaCATGCGTAGTCCCAGGTTTGCCTATAAGGAGGATGCCAGCCAACCAGAGATAGTGGAGGTTCTGGCCAAACACGCCTTCCCCCTGTCAAACGACCTG CCCCTGTTTGCCTTCCTGTATAAGGAGGAGTTTCCTGTGGATGGGTGGAAGGTGTATGACCCCATGGCAGAGTACAAGAGACAG ggtcTCCCCAACGAGAGTTGGACCATCAGCAAGATGAACAGTAGTTATGAGGTGTGTGACACCTACCCTGCCCTGGTCGTCATCCCCACCAGCATCAAGGACGACCACCTCAAAGGAGTGGTAGCCTTTAGGGCCAGGCATCGCATACCg GTGTTATCGTGGATCCACCCGGAGAGCCAGGCCACTATAGTCCGTAGCAGTCAGCCTTTAGTGGGCCCCTCTGACCGGCGTTGTAAGGAGGACGAGAGATACCTCCAGACCATCATGGATGCCAACGCTCAGTCTCACAAACTCACCATCTTTGACGCCCGACAGAGCAGCGTGGCAGACAACAACAAG gctAAGGATGGTGGTTATGAGAGTGAGAGTTTCTATCCCAACGTAGAACTCAACTTCCTGGAGATCCCCAACATCCACGTGATGAGAGAGTCACTGAGGAAACTGAAGGAAGTGGTCTACCCTAGTATAGATGAGGCTCACTGGCACTCTGCAGTCGACCAGACACACTGGCTAGAGTACATACGG CTGCTCCTGGCGGGCGCCGTGCGTATAGCTGACAAGCTGGAGTCTGGTAAGACCTCTGTGATGGTCCACTGTAGTGATGGGTGGGACCGGACGTCCCAGCTCACCTCTCTGGCCATGCTGATGCTGGACAGCCACTACCGCACCCTGAGAGGATTCCag GTGCTGTTGGAGAAGGAATGGATCAGCTTCGGACACAAGTTTGCTGCG CGTGTGGGTCATGGGGATGAGAACCATGCCAACTCGGAGAGATCGCCACTCTTTATCCAGTTTATAGACTGTGTCTGGCAGATGAACAGACAG TTCCCTGCAGCGTTTGAGTTTAATGAGTTGTTCCTGATAACCATTCTGGACCACCTCTATAGTTGTCTATTTGGTACATTCCTCTACGACAGCGAACAGGAAAGAGTAGCCAAG GAAGTCCAGACAAAgacagtctctctgtggtcctaTATCAACAGTCAACCAGAGGACTTCACCAACCCGTTCTATGTGGACTATGAGCACCAGGTCTTGTACCCTCTAGCTAGTGTCAGACACCTGGAGCTGTGGACTGGGTACTACGTACGATGGAACCCCCGTATGAGGCCGCAG ATGCCGGTGCACCAGAACCTGAAGGAGCTGTTGTTCCTGAGAGCAGAGTTACAGAGGAAGGTAGACGAGTTGGAGAGGGAAGCATCTTCATCACGCGGCTCTCTCTCGTCTTCATCGGAACACACATCATCACCCTCACACAGCGGGGGCACGCCCCTACACACCATTGTttaa